Below is a genomic region from Candidatus Aminicenantes bacterium.
TCTGTTTCAGGTTTCTGGCATACATGGACAGCAGCTGAAAGAGCAGCCCGTCGTCCTTTTGCAGGAGCATTTCCAGCTGGATCTCGCCGCTGATGCCCTCTTTTTTCAGCAGGGCCCGGGCTTTGTCCAGGGAAAATCGGCTGGCCGGCGCCTGGCCTTCATCGGCGACCAGTCCCTTGGGCAGCAGCGTATGGACGGGCAGCACGTAATCCTGGAACACCAGTTTCAGCGCCCGCGGGTCCCAGGCGCAGCCCAGGGCTTGGCGAACCCCCTTGCGGTGCAACGGCGGCCTGGCGGCGTTGATGACGAGAAAGGTCACGGACAGGTACGGCGTGGCCGTGATCCTGACCCAGTCCTGTTTTTTATAGCTGACCATTTTGGATATCGAGTAGGTGTTGAGGATGTCCAATGTCCCCTGCTGGAACGAGTTGTTCAATACTTCGCCCCGGGGTTCGATGGTATCGATGTATTGATCAATCTTGGGCCGGCCCTGCCAATAGTCCGTGTTGGCCGCCAGCACCAGGCGTTTGTTCCTTTGCCAGGAATCCAGCCGGAAGGGGCCTGAGCCCACGGGCTGGTGGGCGAAATCGGCCCCGGCCTTTTTGACGGCGCTCGGGGAGACAATGGCGGCGCACTCGACGGTCAGCGTGGCCAGGAAGGGGAAAAACGGCTCGCTGAGGATGAATTCCACTTGCTGCGCGTCTATTTTCCTGACCGTTTTTAAAAAAGCGAATATGTCGGCAAACAGGGGAAAATCGTGATGGCGGTTCGGATTGGCCGGGTCCATTTGCCTGAAAAAGGTGAAGACGACGGCGTCGGCGTCCAGGGGGGTGCCGTCGTGAAAGCGCACGCCGCGGCGCAATTGGAACGTCCAGGTCAGGCCGTCTAGGCTGGTTTCCCAGCTGACGGCCAGCGACGGTTCGATCTTGGCTGTCTGCGGGTTGAAGCGCACCAGGGTGTCGAAAATGTTGTAGACGTAGAAAGCCGATGTGTCGTCCCAAGAGCGGGCGGGATCGATCCCCTCCGGTTCCCGCAGGCTTCCCGAGCGCACCACGCGCTCGGCGGCCAGCGGAACGGTCATGACAACGATCAGCGGCAGCAGAGCGGCCAGAACCCTTGTTTTTATTTTCATTGATTAGACTCCATGGTAACGTCGCGGAACAGGATCTGCCCGAGGGGAGTGAAGCCGAGGCCTTTAATTTTCTTGTTGCAGGCTACGGTGTCGATCGGGTAGCACAGAGGGACCCAAGGTACATCTTTGCTCAGGATAGCCAGCGCTTCCTCGTAGATCTGGCTGCGCTGGCGTGCATCCATGGTGGTCTTGCCCAGGTCGAGCAGGCGTGTCAGCACGGGGTTTTCGTAGAAGAAACGGTTGCGGTTGCCGGGCGAAAAGGTGAACAACGGGTAAAGGAAAAAATCGGGATCAGGATCGGTCGTCCAGCCCATGAGCAGGAGGTCGTGTTCGCCGCGGTTGGCGATGCGCACGAGCTCGGTGAAGGGAAGCCTGATTTTCTTAATATTGATTTTTATTTTCTTGGCGTAGATGGCCAGCAGGTCGGCGATCTCCTGGATGCCCTCCTGGCCGTCTGGGAAGTACAGCGTGCAATCGAAGCCGTTTTCCAGCCCTTCTTTTTTCAGCAGGGCGCGGGCGGCTTTCAGGTCGAAGTCTGGTGACGGGGCGGGATTGCCGGCGGGATAAATTGGCGGCGGCAGGGGCGAGTAGGCCGGTTCGGCCAGCTTCTGGTAAATCTGCTTGATCATGCTTTCCTTGCTGATGATGTGTAGGAAGGCGGCCCGCACCTCCCTGCGGTCGAAAGGCTTTTTCCTGGTGTTGAAGCCCAGGTAACGGGTGGAAATCGATGGGTTTCTTAAAATGGCGATCTCATTACGCAGCGACAGTTCCTCGTACTCCTTGGCCGACTGAATGACGGTCATGTCGGCGCTGCCGTTCTTGATCTGCAGCAGCCGGCCCAGGGAGTCGGGCATGACCTTGAAGATGATCTTTTCGGAGTTGCCCGCTCCCGCCCAGTAGTCCGGATTGCGGGTCAGGATCAGCGATTTGCCCTTCGACCAGCTGGAAAAGCGGAACGGCCCGGTGCCGACCGGGAAATATGGGGACGCCTGGCTGGCGGCTGGAGCCTGGATAAAGGCGGCGGTATCGGCCAGGGCGATGAGAAAGGGGGCGTAAGGGCGGTCGAGGCTGATGTCGACGCTGAATGGGTCAGCGCTGCGGATGTCGGTGATGAAGGAGAAGAGAAAACTCAGGCGCTGGTAAAGGATCTGCTTTTTCCCGAGCCGGCTGCGGAAGGTGTCGAGGACGGCGCGGGCGTCGAAGGGGCTGTTGTCGTGGAAGGTGACGCCGCGGCGCAGGATGAAGCGCCAGTGCCGGCCGTCGTCGCTTACATTCCACGACGTAGCCAGGCAGGGCTCGATCGCGGTCGTGTTTTTTCTGAAGCGCACCAACCCTTCGAAGATGTTGGCCAAAATTTCGGTGGAGTAAAAATCGTCGACTTGCCAGGGATTAAGGCTGATGGCGTCGGCCGGACGCAGGTAGATGATGGAAGCCCCCTCGCCGGCGGCCGGAATACTCCCCGCCAGCGCCATCGCCAAAATCAAGGCCACAATTCTCATTGTCAAGATTATAGAATATCTTTTTATTATTTTCAATTTTTATTGCCAACCGCCACCGCAACGGCGCGACATGACGCAAACGGCCTATTTCTTATCCGCGAGCAGCGCCTGCATCACGTTGTTTTTCCCGGAGCGCTTGGCTTCATACAGGGCTTGATCGGCAATGTCGATCAGCTCGCTCACGTCGCGGATCGCGTTTTCATATTGGCAAACTCCGGCGCTGATGGTGGTCTTGATCTTGAAGTGGAGATGATTCAGGGCGAAGTCCTCGACGTTCTTCCTGAGGCGGATGGCCAGCTGAAAGGCGCCGTCGATGGTCGTCTCGGGAAGGATGACCAGGAATTCTTCGCCGCCGATCCTGCCGGTGATGTCCTGCCCGCGCAGTGTCTGCGTCAGCAGCTCGGCAAAACTCTTCAGGTATTCGTCGCCGGCCAGATGCCCGTAGTGATCGTTGATCTGCTTGAAATCATCGATGTCGATGATGATGATGCTGTAGGCCCTGTTGCTGCGCCGGGCGATGCGGCTGATGCTTTCCAGTTCGTTGATGATGAATCTGCGATTGTAGAGGCCGGTATGGCTGTCGCGTAC
It encodes:
- a CDS encoding ABC transporter substrate-binding protein, with protein sequence MKIKTRVLAALLPLIVVMTVPLAAERVVRSGSLREPEGIDPARSWDDTSAFYVYNIFDTLVRFNPQTAKIEPSLAVSWETSLDGLTWTFQLRRGVRFHDGTPLDADAVVFTFFRQMDPANPNRHHDFPLFADIFAFLKTVRKIDAQQVEFILSEPFFPFLATLTVECAAIVSPSAVKKAGADFAHQPVGSGPFRLDSWQRNKRLVLAANTDYWQGRPKIDQYIDTIEPRGEVLNNSFQQGTLDILNTYSISKMVSYKKQDWVRITATPYLSVTFLVINAARPPLHRKGVRQALGCAWDPRALKLVFQDYVLPVHTLLPKGLVADEGQAPASRFSLDKARALLKKEGISGEIQLEMLLQKDDGLLFQLLSMYARNLKQIGIRVKLTRLDVQALAARIARGEYDLAYAGWVADYPDPDSMIFPLLSAQLQAQGLANIAGAKRLDLDNLLKAARCERDAKKRESLYCDINRTIIADGLVIPMYQDKRVIIFNQRIGRVQPNPLGKVFLFDLSPQ
- a CDS encoding ABC transporter substrate-binding protein yields the protein MRIVALILAMALAGSIPAAGEGASIIYLRPADAISLNPWQVDDFYSTEILANIFEGLVRFRKNTTAIEPCLATSWNVSDDGRHWRFILRRGVTFHDNSPFDARAVLDTFRSRLGKKQILYQRLSFLFSFITDIRSADPFSVDISLDRPYAPFLIALADTAAFIQAPAASQASPYFPVGTGPFRFSSWSKGKSLILTRNPDYWAGAGNSEKIIFKVMPDSLGRLLQIKNGSADMTVIQSAKEYEELSLRNEIAILRNPSISTRYLGFNTRKKPFDRREVRAAFLHIISKESMIKQIYQKLAEPAYSPLPPPIYPAGNPAPSPDFDLKAARALLKKEGLENGFDCTLYFPDGQEGIQEIADLLAIYAKKIKINIKKIRLPFTELVRIANRGEHDLLLMGWTTDPDPDFFLYPLFTFSPGNRNRFFYENPVLTRLLDLGKTTMDARQRSQIYEEALAILSKDVPWVPLCYPIDTVACNKKIKGLGFTPLGQILFRDVTMESNQ
- a CDS encoding GGDEF domain-containing protein gives rise to the protein MIDSWDKTICDRKFDILPDGLQKIEHSIILTVIGGNDIDFGKHFLLEKLTTLLGRDDGNEIAISDEKVSKVHCEISISKTSQDVERVTIKDLDSTNGTYVNGERIEESPIHGGDKIQVGDTVLSLSYSDELEKEYHAKLFNYAVRDSHTGLYNRRFIINELESISRIARRSNRAYSIIIIDIDDFKQINDHYGHLAGDEYLKSFAELLTQTLRGQDITGRIGGEEFLVILPETTIDGAFQLAIRLRKNVEDFALNHLHFKIKTTISAGVCQYENAIRDVSELIDIADQALYEAKRSGKNNVMQALLADKK